A single region of the Brienomyrus brachyistius isolate T26 chromosome 10, BBRACH_0.4, whole genome shotgun sequence genome encodes:
- the LOC125750555 gene encoding protocadherin alpha-C2-like isoform X26: MAPHSNAKYKPVWVFFVSFGIWSSVWAVTRYSIPEEMKEGSVVANLAADLGLSVGGLNKREVKLDILNGKKYLEINKETGELYVLEKIDREHICNMKSSSCLLKMDVTIENPIRIFNVEFEILDINDNAPRFRKQTMHLDISESTLPGERFSLNNAVDPDMGSNSIKTYHLSESEHFNLDIQSGSDGSKYANLVLKKALDREKQAVHNLILTAVDGGVPARSGTASIIVRVLDVNDNAPQFDRKIYSINVTENTPIGSLVLRLNATDLDEGSNAELSYSFMLYTTEKVQDMFELNSNTGELKVKGVIDFEEIQTFEMHIQAHDKGYDQLSGQCTVIVFVTDVNDNHPIIAITSLKSTVKEDVPIGTIIALIRISDRDSGDNGMVDITFNEHLPFLLNKSSENDFALVVSEPLDREKVAEYEITFVVTDRGIPPLSDNETITLEILDINDNAPQFPKSFFTIPVMENNAPGSLLSSLAAYDPDLHENQYLVYFIIEKEIVNTSMSMLFSINPENGDLYALKTFDYEREKEFLFHIEARDSGVPQLSSNVTVHIIIVDQNDNTPVIVSPWSALGSVVEEVIPRSIDKGHLVSKVIAIDGDSVHNSRITYQFLQLTDATLFSLDQYNGEIRTMRMFSYRDARHQRMVVLAKDNGDPALSATVTIKLSTVEQAVKVYSDTMEVPLEYDIFSDLNLYLVISLGAVSFLLLMTILVTIVLKCQKPKPTKAAPPACRNSIISQRNSTIADSTLISSDAYWYSLFLAETRKGKVVVRQPVPKAGYLISSIPRSTGLTETSESAASTLQYSK, encoded by the exons ATGGCACCGCATTCTAATGCGAAATATAAGCCGGTCTGGGTTTTCTTTGTAAGCTTCGGAATATGGAGCAGCGTCTGGGCCGTGACTCGTTACTCTATTCCAGAAGAAATGAAGGAGGGTTCCGTGGTAGCGAATTTAGCGGCTGAtctgggactcagtgttggaGGACTGAATAAACGTGAGGTAAAACTTGATATATTAAATGGCAAGAAATATTTGGAAATTAACAAAGAAACTGGAGAACTGTATGTTTTAGAAAAGATTGATAGAGAGCACATATGTAACATGAAGTCATCGTCATGTTTGCTTAAAATGGATGTTACGATAGAGAATCCTATAAGAATATTTAATGTTGAATTTGAAATACTTGACATTAATGACAACGCGCCCCGTTTTCGAAAGCAAACAATGCATCTGGATATTTCTGAGTCGACCTTACCCGGGGAACGGTTTTCTTTAAATAATGCTGTTGATCCTGATATGGGATCAAATTCGATTAAAACCTACCACCTGAGCGAAAGCGAGCATTTCAATTTAGATATTCAGTCAGGAAGTGATGGATCAAAATATGCAAACCTTGTTTTGAAAAAGGCTCTGGACAGGGAAAAGCAGGCTGTGCATAATCTGATACTGACCGCTGTAGATGGCGGTGTCCCTGCGCGCTCGGGCACCGCCAGCATCATTGTTCGTGTGCTGGACGTGAATGACAACGCCCCTCAGTTTGATCGTAAGATTTACTCCATTAATGTTACCGAGAACACTCCTATCGGATCCCTTGTACTGAGACTAAACGCGACGGATTTAGATGAAGGTTCAAACGCAGAGCTAAGCTATTCTTTTATGCTTTACACCACAGAAAAGGTTCAGGATATGTTCGAATTGAACTCCAATACGGGGGAATTAAAAGTGAAAGGTGTGATTGATTTTGAGGAAATACAAACATTTGAGATGCACATTCAGGCCCATGACAAAGGGTATGATCAGCTTTCTGGACAGTGTACAGTAATAGTGTTTGTTACAGATGTCAATGACAATCATCCTATAATCGCCATTACCTCTTTGAAAAGCACAGTAAAGGAGGATGTTCCGATAGGTACAATAATAGCCCTCATAAGGATCAGTGATAGAGACTcgggggataatggtatggtCGACATTACATTTAACGAGCATTTGCcgtttctattaaataaatcgTCGGAGAATGATTTTGCTTTAGTTGTTTCTGAACCTTTGGATCGTGAAAAAGTTGCAGAGTATGAAATCACATTTGTCGTCACTGATAGAGGCATACCTCCTTTGTCTGATAATGAAACTATTACTTTGGAGATTCTGGACATCAATGACAATGCACCACAATTTCCAAAGTCATTCTTTACTATTCCTGTGATGGAAAACAATGCACCGGGGTCTTTGTTGAGTTCATTGGCAGCATATGACCCAGATCTACATGAAAACCAGtatttagtttattttattatagAGAAGGAAATAGTTAATACTTCCATGTCCATGCTATTTTCCATTAATCCAGAAAATGGTGACCTTTATGCACTAAAGACCTTTGATtatgagagagagaaggaatTTCTGTTTCATATCGAGGCCAGAGATTCTGGTGTTCCACAACTCAGCAGTAATGTGACTGTCCATATCATTATTGTGGACCAGAATGACAACACACCAGTTATAGTCTCTCCATGGAGCGCACTTGGCTCTGTGGTTGAGGAAGTGATTCCAAGATCCATTGATAAAGGACACCTGGTTTCCAAAGTTATCGCCATTGATGGAGATTCTGTGCACAACTCTCGGATCACATACCAGTTCCTACAACTTACGGATGCTACACTGTTCAGTCTGGACCAATACAACGGGGAGATTCGGACAATGAGAATGTTCAGCTACAGAGATGCTCGTCACCAGCGCATGGTTGTTCTAGCCAAAGACAATGGAGACCCTGCTCTCTCTGCCACCGTCACCATCAAGTTATCgactgtggaacaggctgtcaAAGTCTATTCTGACACCATGGAGGTACCTTTGGAATACGacatcttctcagacctaaacctCTACCTGGTGATCAGTTTGGGTGCAGTTTCATTTCTCTTGTTAATGACAATATTGGTGACCATCGTGCTGAAGTGCCAGAAACCAAAACCCACCAAAGCGGCTCCTCCTGCATGTAGGAACAGCATCATCAGCCAGAGGAACTCTACTATAGCGGATTCCACCCTGATCTCCAGTGATGCCTACTGGTACAGTCTGTTTCTAGCAGAGACCAGGAAGGGGAAG GTGGTGGTTAGGCAGCCGGTACCCAAGGCTGGATACCTCATTTCCAGTATACCCAGGAGCACAGGCCTGACAGAGACCAGTGAATCTGCTGCCTCCACACTGCAG
- the LOC125750555 gene encoding protocadherin alpha-C2-like isoform X15: MAPHSNAKYKPVWVFFVSFGIWSSVWAVTRYSIPEEMKEGSVVANLAADLGLSVGGLNKREVKLDILNGKKYLEINKETGELYVLEKIDREHICNMKSSSCLLKMDVTIENPIRIFNVEFEILDINDNAPRFRKQTMHLDISESTLPGERFSLNNAVDPDMGSNSIKTYHLSESEHFNLDIQSGSDGSKYANLVLKKALDREKQAVHNLILTAVDGGVPARSGTASIIVRVLDVNDNAPQFDRKIYSINVTENTPIGSLVLRLNATDLDEGSNAELSYSFMLYTTEKVQDMFELNSNTGELKVKGVIDFEEIQTFEMHIQAHDKGYDQLSGQCTVIVFVTDVNDNHPIIAITSLKSTVKEDVPIGTIIALIRISDRDSGDNGMVDITFNEHLPFLLNKSSENDFALVVSEPLDREKVAEYEITFVVTDRGIPPLSDNETITLEILDINDNAPQFPKSFFTIPVMENNAPGSLLSSLAAYDPDLHENQYLVYFIIEKEIVNTSMSMLFSINPENGDLYALKTFDYEREKEFLFHIEARDSGVPQLSSNVTVHIIIVDQNDNTPVIVSPWSALGSVVEEVIPRSIDKGHLVSKVIAIDGDSVHNSRITYQFLQLTDATLFSLDQYNGEIRTMRMFSYRDARHQRMVVLAKDNGDPALSATVTIKLSTVEQAVKVYSDTMEVPLEYDIFSDLNLYLVISLGAVSFLLLMTILVTIVLKCQKPKPTKAAPPACRNSIISQRNSTIADSTLISSDAYWYSLFLAETRKGKVVVRQPVPKAGYLISSIPRSTGLTETSESAASTLQASTTTSSSSSS, translated from the exons ATGGCACCGCATTCTAATGCGAAATATAAGCCGGTCTGGGTTTTCTTTGTAAGCTTCGGAATATGGAGCAGCGTCTGGGCCGTGACTCGTTACTCTATTCCAGAAGAAATGAAGGAGGGTTCCGTGGTAGCGAATTTAGCGGCTGAtctgggactcagtgttggaGGACTGAATAAACGTGAGGTAAAACTTGATATATTAAATGGCAAGAAATATTTGGAAATTAACAAAGAAACTGGAGAACTGTATGTTTTAGAAAAGATTGATAGAGAGCACATATGTAACATGAAGTCATCGTCATGTTTGCTTAAAATGGATGTTACGATAGAGAATCCTATAAGAATATTTAATGTTGAATTTGAAATACTTGACATTAATGACAACGCGCCCCGTTTTCGAAAGCAAACAATGCATCTGGATATTTCTGAGTCGACCTTACCCGGGGAACGGTTTTCTTTAAATAATGCTGTTGATCCTGATATGGGATCAAATTCGATTAAAACCTACCACCTGAGCGAAAGCGAGCATTTCAATTTAGATATTCAGTCAGGAAGTGATGGATCAAAATATGCAAACCTTGTTTTGAAAAAGGCTCTGGACAGGGAAAAGCAGGCTGTGCATAATCTGATACTGACCGCTGTAGATGGCGGTGTCCCTGCGCGCTCGGGCACCGCCAGCATCATTGTTCGTGTGCTGGACGTGAATGACAACGCCCCTCAGTTTGATCGTAAGATTTACTCCATTAATGTTACCGAGAACACTCCTATCGGATCCCTTGTACTGAGACTAAACGCGACGGATTTAGATGAAGGTTCAAACGCAGAGCTAAGCTATTCTTTTATGCTTTACACCACAGAAAAGGTTCAGGATATGTTCGAATTGAACTCCAATACGGGGGAATTAAAAGTGAAAGGTGTGATTGATTTTGAGGAAATACAAACATTTGAGATGCACATTCAGGCCCATGACAAAGGGTATGATCAGCTTTCTGGACAGTGTACAGTAATAGTGTTTGTTACAGATGTCAATGACAATCATCCTATAATCGCCATTACCTCTTTGAAAAGCACAGTAAAGGAGGATGTTCCGATAGGTACAATAATAGCCCTCATAAGGATCAGTGATAGAGACTcgggggataatggtatggtCGACATTACATTTAACGAGCATTTGCcgtttctattaaataaatcgTCGGAGAATGATTTTGCTTTAGTTGTTTCTGAACCTTTGGATCGTGAAAAAGTTGCAGAGTATGAAATCACATTTGTCGTCACTGATAGAGGCATACCTCCTTTGTCTGATAATGAAACTATTACTTTGGAGATTCTGGACATCAATGACAATGCACCACAATTTCCAAAGTCATTCTTTACTATTCCTGTGATGGAAAACAATGCACCGGGGTCTTTGTTGAGTTCATTGGCAGCATATGACCCAGATCTACATGAAAACCAGtatttagtttattttattatagAGAAGGAAATAGTTAATACTTCCATGTCCATGCTATTTTCCATTAATCCAGAAAATGGTGACCTTTATGCACTAAAGACCTTTGATtatgagagagagaaggaatTTCTGTTTCATATCGAGGCCAGAGATTCTGGTGTTCCACAACTCAGCAGTAATGTGACTGTCCATATCATTATTGTGGACCAGAATGACAACACACCAGTTATAGTCTCTCCATGGAGCGCACTTGGCTCTGTGGTTGAGGAAGTGATTCCAAGATCCATTGATAAAGGACACCTGGTTTCCAAAGTTATCGCCATTGATGGAGATTCTGTGCACAACTCTCGGATCACATACCAGTTCCTACAACTTACGGATGCTACACTGTTCAGTCTGGACCAATACAACGGGGAGATTCGGACAATGAGAATGTTCAGCTACAGAGATGCTCGTCACCAGCGCATGGTTGTTCTAGCCAAAGACAATGGAGACCCTGCTCTCTCTGCCACCGTCACCATCAAGTTATCgactgtggaacaggctgtcaAAGTCTATTCTGACACCATGGAGGTACCTTTGGAATACGacatcttctcagacctaaacctCTACCTGGTGATCAGTTTGGGTGCAGTTTCATTTCTCTTGTTAATGACAATATTGGTGACCATCGTGCTGAAGTGCCAGAAACCAAAACCCACCAAAGCGGCTCCTCCTGCATGTAGGAACAGCATCATCAGCCAGAGGAACTCTACTATAGCGGATTCCACCCTGATCTCCAGTGATGCCTACTGGTACAGTCTGTTTCTAGCAGAGACCAGGAAGGGGAAG GTGGTGGTTAGGCAGCCGGTACCCAAGGCTGGATACCTCATTTCCAGTATACCCAGGAGCACAGGCCTGACAGAGACCAGTGAATCTGCTGCCTCCACACTGCAG
- the LOC125750555 gene encoding protocadherin alpha-C2-like isoform X30 — MAPHSNAKYKPVWVFFVSFGIWSSVWAVTRYSIPEEMKEGSVVANLAADLGLSVGGLNKREVKLDILNGKKYLEINKETGELYVLEKIDREHICNMKSSSCLLKMDVTIENPIRIFNVEFEILDINDNAPRFRKQTMHLDISESTLPGERFSLNNAVDPDMGSNSIKTYHLSESEHFNLDIQSGSDGSKYANLVLKKALDREKQAVHNLILTAVDGGVPARSGTASIIVRVLDVNDNAPQFDRKIYSINVTENTPIGSLVLRLNATDLDEGSNAELSYSFMLYTTEKVQDMFELNSNTGELKVKGVIDFEEIQTFEMHIQAHDKGYDQLSGQCTVIVFVTDVNDNHPIIAITSLKSTVKEDVPIGTIIALIRISDRDSGDNGMVDITFNEHLPFLLNKSSENDFALVVSEPLDREKVAEYEITFVVTDRGIPPLSDNETITLEILDINDNAPQFPKSFFTIPVMENNAPGSLLSSLAAYDPDLHENQYLVYFIIEKEIVNTSMSMLFSINPENGDLYALKTFDYEREKEFLFHIEARDSGVPQLSSNVTVHIIIVDQNDNTPVIVSPWSALGSVVEEVIPRSIDKGHLVSKVIAIDGDSVHNSRITYQFLQLTDATLFSLDQYNGEIRTMRMFSYRDARHQRMVVLAKDNGDPALSATVTIKLSTVEQAVKVYSDTMEVPLEYDIFSDLNLYLVISLGAVSFLLLMTILVTIVLKCQKPKPTKAAPPACRNSIISQRNSTIADSTLISSDAYWYSLFLAETRKGKVVVRQPVPKAGYLISSIPRSTGLTETSESAASTLQYSK, encoded by the coding sequence ATGGCACCGCATTCTAATGCGAAATATAAGCCGGTCTGGGTTTTCTTTGTAAGCTTCGGAATATGGAGCAGCGTCTGGGCCGTGACTCGTTACTCTATTCCAGAAGAAATGAAGGAGGGTTCCGTGGTAGCGAATTTAGCGGCTGAtctgggactcagtgttggaGGACTGAATAAACGTGAGGTAAAACTTGATATATTAAATGGCAAGAAATATTTGGAAATTAACAAAGAAACTGGAGAACTGTATGTTTTAGAAAAGATTGATAGAGAGCACATATGTAACATGAAGTCATCGTCATGTTTGCTTAAAATGGATGTTACGATAGAGAATCCTATAAGAATATTTAATGTTGAATTTGAAATACTTGACATTAATGACAACGCGCCCCGTTTTCGAAAGCAAACAATGCATCTGGATATTTCTGAGTCGACCTTACCCGGGGAACGGTTTTCTTTAAATAATGCTGTTGATCCTGATATGGGATCAAATTCGATTAAAACCTACCACCTGAGCGAAAGCGAGCATTTCAATTTAGATATTCAGTCAGGAAGTGATGGATCAAAATATGCAAACCTTGTTTTGAAAAAGGCTCTGGACAGGGAAAAGCAGGCTGTGCATAATCTGATACTGACCGCTGTAGATGGCGGTGTCCCTGCGCGCTCGGGCACCGCCAGCATCATTGTTCGTGTGCTGGACGTGAATGACAACGCCCCTCAGTTTGATCGTAAGATTTACTCCATTAATGTTACCGAGAACACTCCTATCGGATCCCTTGTACTGAGACTAAACGCGACGGATTTAGATGAAGGTTCAAACGCAGAGCTAAGCTATTCTTTTATGCTTTACACCACAGAAAAGGTTCAGGATATGTTCGAATTGAACTCCAATACGGGGGAATTAAAAGTGAAAGGTGTGATTGATTTTGAGGAAATACAAACATTTGAGATGCACATTCAGGCCCATGACAAAGGGTATGATCAGCTTTCTGGACAGTGTACAGTAATAGTGTTTGTTACAGATGTCAATGACAATCATCCTATAATCGCCATTACCTCTTTGAAAAGCACAGTAAAGGAGGATGTTCCGATAGGTACAATAATAGCCCTCATAAGGATCAGTGATAGAGACTcgggggataatggtatggtCGACATTACATTTAACGAGCATTTGCcgtttctattaaataaatcgTCGGAGAATGATTTTGCTTTAGTTGTTTCTGAACCTTTGGATCGTGAAAAAGTTGCAGAGTATGAAATCACATTTGTCGTCACTGATAGAGGCATACCTCCTTTGTCTGATAATGAAACTATTACTTTGGAGATTCTGGACATCAATGACAATGCACCACAATTTCCAAAGTCATTCTTTACTATTCCTGTGATGGAAAACAATGCACCGGGGTCTTTGTTGAGTTCATTGGCAGCATATGACCCAGATCTACATGAAAACCAGtatttagtttattttattatagAGAAGGAAATAGTTAATACTTCCATGTCCATGCTATTTTCCATTAATCCAGAAAATGGTGACCTTTATGCACTAAAGACCTTTGATtatgagagagagaaggaatTTCTGTTTCATATCGAGGCCAGAGATTCTGGTGTTCCACAACTCAGCAGTAATGTGACTGTCCATATCATTATTGTGGACCAGAATGACAACACACCAGTTATAGTCTCTCCATGGAGCGCACTTGGCTCTGTGGTTGAGGAAGTGATTCCAAGATCCATTGATAAAGGACACCTGGTTTCCAAAGTTATCGCCATTGATGGAGATTCTGTGCACAACTCTCGGATCACATACCAGTTCCTACAACTTACGGATGCTACACTGTTCAGTCTGGACCAATACAACGGGGAGATTCGGACAATGAGAATGTTCAGCTACAGAGATGCTCGTCACCAGCGCATGGTTGTTCTAGCCAAAGACAATGGAGACCCTGCTCTCTCTGCCACCGTCACCATCAAGTTATCgactgtggaacaggctgtcaAAGTCTATTCTGACACCATGGAGGTACCTTTGGAATACGacatcttctcagacctaaacctCTACCTGGTGATCAGTTTGGGTGCAGTTTCATTTCTCTTGTTAATGACAATATTGGTGACCATCGTGCTGAAGTGCCAGAAACCAAAACCCACCAAAGCGGCTCCTCCTGCATGTAGGAACAGCATCATCAGCCAGAGGAACTCTACTATAGCGGATTCCACCCTGATCTCCAGTGATGCCTACTGGTACAGTCTGTTTCTAGCAGAGACCAGGAAGGGGAAGGTGGTGGTTAGGCAGCCGGTACCCAAGGCAGGATACCTCATTTCCAGTATACCCAGGAGCACAGGCCTGACAGAGACCAGTGAATCTGCTGCCTCCACACTGCAG
- the LOC125750555 gene encoding protocadherin alpha-C2-like isoform X16, with protein MAPHSNAKYKPVWVFFVSFGIWSSVWAVTRYSIPEEMKEGSVVANLAADLGLSVGGLNKREVKLDILNGKKYLEINKETGELYVLEKIDREHICNMKSSSCLLKMDVTIENPIRIFNVEFEILDINDNAPRFRKQTMHLDISESTLPGERFSLNNAVDPDMGSNSIKTYHLSESEHFNLDIQSGSDGSKYANLVLKKALDREKQAVHNLILTAVDGGVPARSGTASIIVRVLDVNDNAPQFDRKIYSINVTENTPIGSLVLRLNATDLDEGSNAELSYSFMLYTTEKVQDMFELNSNTGELKVKGVIDFEEIQTFEMHIQAHDKGYDQLSGQCTVIVFVTDVNDNHPIIAITSLKSTVKEDVPIGTIIALIRISDRDSGDNGMVDITFNEHLPFLLNKSSENDFALVVSEPLDREKVAEYEITFVVTDRGIPPLSDNETITLEILDINDNAPQFPKSFFTIPVMENNAPGSLLSSLAAYDPDLHENQYLVYFIIEKEIVNTSMSMLFSINPENGDLYALKTFDYEREKEFLFHIEARDSGVPQLSSNVTVHIIIVDQNDNTPVIVSPWSALGSVVEEVIPRSIDKGHLVSKVIAIDGDSVHNSRITYQFLQLTDATLFSLDQYNGEIRTMRMFSYRDARHQRMVVLAKDNGDPALSATVTIKLSTVEQAVKVYSDTMEVPLEYDIFSDLNLYLVISLGAVSFLLLMTILVTIVLKCQKPKPTKAAPPACRNSIISQRNSTIADSTLISSDAYWYSLFLAETRKGKVVVRQPVPKAGYLISSIPRSTGLTETSESAASTLQASTTTSSSSSS; from the coding sequence ATGGCACCGCATTCTAATGCGAAATATAAGCCGGTCTGGGTTTTCTTTGTAAGCTTCGGAATATGGAGCAGCGTCTGGGCCGTGACTCGTTACTCTATTCCAGAAGAAATGAAGGAGGGTTCCGTGGTAGCGAATTTAGCGGCTGAtctgggactcagtgttggaGGACTGAATAAACGTGAGGTAAAACTTGATATATTAAATGGCAAGAAATATTTGGAAATTAACAAAGAAACTGGAGAACTGTATGTTTTAGAAAAGATTGATAGAGAGCACATATGTAACATGAAGTCATCGTCATGTTTGCTTAAAATGGATGTTACGATAGAGAATCCTATAAGAATATTTAATGTTGAATTTGAAATACTTGACATTAATGACAACGCGCCCCGTTTTCGAAAGCAAACAATGCATCTGGATATTTCTGAGTCGACCTTACCCGGGGAACGGTTTTCTTTAAATAATGCTGTTGATCCTGATATGGGATCAAATTCGATTAAAACCTACCACCTGAGCGAAAGCGAGCATTTCAATTTAGATATTCAGTCAGGAAGTGATGGATCAAAATATGCAAACCTTGTTTTGAAAAAGGCTCTGGACAGGGAAAAGCAGGCTGTGCATAATCTGATACTGACCGCTGTAGATGGCGGTGTCCCTGCGCGCTCGGGCACCGCCAGCATCATTGTTCGTGTGCTGGACGTGAATGACAACGCCCCTCAGTTTGATCGTAAGATTTACTCCATTAATGTTACCGAGAACACTCCTATCGGATCCCTTGTACTGAGACTAAACGCGACGGATTTAGATGAAGGTTCAAACGCAGAGCTAAGCTATTCTTTTATGCTTTACACCACAGAAAAGGTTCAGGATATGTTCGAATTGAACTCCAATACGGGGGAATTAAAAGTGAAAGGTGTGATTGATTTTGAGGAAATACAAACATTTGAGATGCACATTCAGGCCCATGACAAAGGGTATGATCAGCTTTCTGGACAGTGTACAGTAATAGTGTTTGTTACAGATGTCAATGACAATCATCCTATAATCGCCATTACCTCTTTGAAAAGCACAGTAAAGGAGGATGTTCCGATAGGTACAATAATAGCCCTCATAAGGATCAGTGATAGAGACTcgggggataatggtatggtCGACATTACATTTAACGAGCATTTGCcgtttctattaaataaatcgTCGGAGAATGATTTTGCTTTAGTTGTTTCTGAACCTTTGGATCGTGAAAAAGTTGCAGAGTATGAAATCACATTTGTCGTCACTGATAGAGGCATACCTCCTTTGTCTGATAATGAAACTATTACTTTGGAGATTCTGGACATCAATGACAATGCACCACAATTTCCAAAGTCATTCTTTACTATTCCTGTGATGGAAAACAATGCACCGGGGTCTTTGTTGAGTTCATTGGCAGCATATGACCCAGATCTACATGAAAACCAGtatttagtttattttattatagAGAAGGAAATAGTTAATACTTCCATGTCCATGCTATTTTCCATTAATCCAGAAAATGGTGACCTTTATGCACTAAAGACCTTTGATtatgagagagagaaggaatTTCTGTTTCATATCGAGGCCAGAGATTCTGGTGTTCCACAACTCAGCAGTAATGTGACTGTCCATATCATTATTGTGGACCAGAATGACAACACACCAGTTATAGTCTCTCCATGGAGCGCACTTGGCTCTGTGGTTGAGGAAGTGATTCCAAGATCCATTGATAAAGGACACCTGGTTTCCAAAGTTATCGCCATTGATGGAGATTCTGTGCACAACTCTCGGATCACATACCAGTTCCTACAACTTACGGATGCTACACTGTTCAGTCTGGACCAATACAACGGGGAGATTCGGACAATGAGAATGTTCAGCTACAGAGATGCTCGTCACCAGCGCATGGTTGTTCTAGCCAAAGACAATGGAGACCCTGCTCTCTCTGCCACCGTCACCATCAAGTTATCgactgtggaacaggctgtcaAAGTCTATTCTGACACCATGGAGGTACCTTTGGAATACGacatcttctcagacctaaacctCTACCTGGTGATCAGTTTGGGTGCAGTTTCATTTCTCTTGTTAATGACAATATTGGTGACCATCGTGCTGAAGTGCCAGAAACCAAAACCCACCAAAGCGGCTCCTCCTGCATGTAGGAACAGCATCATCAGCCAGAGGAACTCTACTATAGCGGATTCCACCCTGATCTCCAGTGATGCCTACTGGTACAGTCTGTTTCTAGCAGAGACCAGGAAGGGGAAGGTGGTGGTTAGGCAGCCGGTACCCAAGGCAGGATACCTCATTTCCAGTATACCCAGGAGCACAGGCCTGACAGAGACCAGTGAATCTGCTGCCTCCACACTGCAG